One Succinispira mobilis DSM 6222 genomic window carries:
- a CDS encoding TolC family protein, whose amino-acid sequence MSIVNRKKIAISAILAGSFWFSQIGFAAPMELTLDKAIDMALASEPRVFIADSSISTAKANRRIARAGGGVTVDYDYTFKKTGQTKPSIADSIENSNSNLLTAKLPIYTGGAVSGNIDKSEKAMLASEYSYDKVLQEVLLDTTNNYYKVLQARNTVKLTKESVERLQAHLTNVQAQFSVGTVAKVDVLRSEVELADAEQELIKAKNDYDLAVANLNNIIGNPLDTEISLQEELEYKPYTESLENCLAYALEHRPDIHAAKLNVDAANDAVKVASADYLPKVYLSATNSWTGENFPGNDKSTWMVGASMNLNVFDSGITSGNVNKAKAELFKQQELERQLVLTVNLAVKSAYLNLREAEKRIGTAKVAVVKAEEDYKIAQVRYSAGVGTNIDVMDSQVALTKAKNNYIQALYSYNTSKASLDEAIGLATGKEIAKDPIKKQQKAIAKG is encoded by the coding sequence GGAAGCTTTTGGTTTTCCCAAATTGGTTTTGCGGCACCAATGGAATTAACATTGGACAAAGCAATCGATATGGCTTTAGCAAGTGAACCGAGGGTTTTTATTGCCGATTCTAGTATTAGCACGGCTAAGGCCAACAGAAGAATTGCCAGAGCTGGAGGCGGTGTTACAGTTGATTATGATTATACTTTCAAAAAAACGGGGCAAACTAAACCTTCGATAGCGGATTCGATAGAAAACAGCAACAGCAATTTACTTACGGCGAAACTGCCAATTTATACAGGTGGAGCGGTTAGCGGGAATATTGATAAAAGTGAAAAAGCAATGCTGGCTAGTGAGTACAGTTATGACAAAGTTTTGCAAGAAGTATTGTTAGATACAACTAATAACTATTATAAAGTTTTGCAAGCCCGTAATACGGTTAAATTAACTAAAGAATCGGTGGAGAGATTACAGGCGCATTTGACGAACGTACAGGCTCAATTTTCCGTGGGTACGGTAGCGAAAGTTGATGTATTGCGTTCAGAAGTTGAATTAGCAGATGCTGAACAAGAATTAATTAAAGCCAAAAATGACTATGATTTAGCAGTTGCTAATTTGAATAACATTATTGGCAATCCCTTAGACACAGAAATTTCTTTGCAAGAAGAATTGGAATACAAACCATATACAGAGAGTTTGGAAAATTGTTTAGCCTATGCGTTAGAACATCGCCCTGATATTCATGCGGCAAAGCTGAATGTTGATGCTGCCAATGATGCGGTTAAAGTAGCTAGTGCTGATTATCTACCTAAAGTATATTTAAGTGCTACGAACTCTTGGACGGGAGAAAATTTCCCAGGCAATGATAAGTCTACTTGGATGGTTGGAGCAAGTATGAACTTAAATGTCTTTGATTCGGGTATAACATCAGGTAATGTAAATAAGGCTAAAGCAGAACTATTTAAACAACAAGAATTAGAAAGACAACTCGTCTTAACAGTTAATTTGGCTGTTAAAAGCGCTTACTTAAATTTGCGCGAAGCAGAAAAGCGGATTGGTACAGCGAAAGTAGCTGTAGTAAAGGCGGAAGAAGATTATAAAATTGCGCAAGTTCGCTATTCAGCTGGTGTGGGCACGAATATTGATGTGATGGATTCGCAAGTCGCTTTGACGAAAGCTAAAAACAACTATATTCAAGCCTTATACTCTTATAATACTAGTAAAGCAAGCTTAGATGAGGCAATAGGCTTAGCAACTGGAAAAGAAATTGCTAAAGATCCAATAAAGAAACAACAAAAAGCAATAGCAAAAGGCTGA